The following coding sequences lie in one Cyanobacterium sp. Dongsha4 genomic window:
- a CDS encoding late competence development ComFB family protein encodes MVSEPQTYKNVMEAFVQEEIEFQLQNNKALSRSADYINLLEVATFALNRLPCYYASSIEGIERQRRRIKEKRELKQKISFVVSQAFAAVERDPLRRSTPIVEADKKDIFDEARSVVSQAQDTLPETELCWIISFMEAFLTNVTYNSVSAEEVVKLYYLLYYYWQENQ; translated from the coding sequence ATGGTATCTGAACCGCAAACTTATAAAAACGTGATGGAAGCCTTTGTGCAAGAAGAGATTGAATTTCAACTGCAAAATAATAAGGCTTTGAGTAGAAGTGCAGACTATATCAATTTATTAGAGGTTGCTACTTTTGCCCTTAATCGACTCCCTTGCTATTATGCTTCATCCATAGAGGGGATAGAGAGACAAAGAAGAAGAATTAAAGAAAAAAGAGAGTTAAAACAGAAAATATCTTTTGTGGTATCTCAAGCCTTTGCGGCCGTAGAAAGAGACCCTCTTAGACGCTCGACTCCTATAGTTGAAGCAGATAAGAAGGATATTTTTGATGAAGCTAGAAGTGTCGTTTCTCAAGCCCAAGACACTCTCCCTGAAACTGAGTTATGTTGGATTATTTCTTTTATGGAGGCTTTTCTGACGAACGTTACTTATAACAGTGTATCAGCCGAAGAGGTCGTAAAACTTTATTATTTACTATATTATTACTGGCAGGAAAATCAATAA
- the tatC gene encoding twin-arginine translocase subunit TatC, whose protein sequence is MTTQQLENSVQDKNSPEYWDEVPNPAEMSFFDHLEELRQRIFVSLIAVLLSAIACFAFVKTIVAWLEVPAQGVKFLQLAPGEFFFVSIQVAGYTGIILAAPIILYQIVQFVLPGLTRKERRFLAPVVFGSSILFFAGLAFAYYVLIPAALKFFIGYGGDVVEQLWSIDKYFKFILLLMFSTGLAFQIPVIQLLLGMLGIVSSQQMLSGWRIVILASLILGAVITPSTDPLTQSLLGGAVLMLYFGGIGMVKLIGK, encoded by the coding sequence ATGACCACTCAGCAATTAGAAAATTCGGTTCAGGATAAAAATTCTCCTGAATATTGGGATGAAGTTCCTAATCCTGCGGAAATGTCTTTTTTTGATCATCTCGAAGAATTAAGACAAAGGATTTTTGTTAGTTTAATTGCTGTACTATTAAGTGCGATCGCCTGTTTTGCTTTTGTTAAAACTATCGTAGCTTGGTTAGAAGTTCCAGCCCAAGGAGTTAAATTTCTACAGTTAGCGCCGGGAGAGTTTTTCTTTGTATCTATTCAAGTAGCAGGTTATACAGGAATTATTCTCGCCGCCCCCATAATTCTCTATCAAATAGTTCAATTTGTTTTACCCGGATTAACTAGAAAAGAAAGAAGATTTTTAGCTCCAGTGGTATTCGGTTCAAGTATTCTCTTTTTTGCTGGTTTAGCCTTTGCTTATTATGTTTTAATTCCCGCCGCTCTGAAATTTTTTATTGGCTACGGTGGTGATGTGGTAGAACAATTATGGTCAATTGATAAGTATTTTAAGTTTATTTTACTGTTAATGTTTTCCACTGGTTTAGCTTTTCAAATACCAGTCATACAACTACTTTTGGGTATGCTAGGCATAGTATCCTCTCAACAAATGCTATCAGGTTGGAGAATTGTGATTTTAGCTTCGTTGATTTTGGGAGCAGTTATCACTCCCTCCACAGACCCTTTAACTCAATCTCTCCTTGGCGGTGCAGTTTTAATGTTATATTTTGGTGGTATTGGGATGGTTAAGTTGATTGGGAAATAA
- a CDS encoding DUF4335 domain-containing protein, which translates to MSSSIERQYMSPNCVLSLQGFSEESDNQEAISVMSVLTLAKCQIIGNSTTLQGGLTFVEHLLHAVSSYTHDLLSGLNHPVESKDKNDYIYLTNLEDKKRHLLVWQKEKDQAEEQLEWELTTVQLFDLLDALDQLYQDPLTLPQLKNEIKPLSRRHRQAEVSFVEQSTPATLGFVGFTLAAIALFFIPNPNNIKDPNQEPQPARETNQQVIPVETPSKPSENE; encoded by the coding sequence ATGAGTAGTTCGATCGAGCGTCAATATATGTCTCCTAATTGTGTTCTATCTTTACAAGGTTTTAGTGAGGAGAGTGATAATCAAGAAGCAATATCAGTAATGTCGGTGCTAACTCTGGCAAAATGTCAAATTATAGGAAATTCAACCACTTTACAAGGAGGATTAACTTTTGTAGAACATTTACTCCATGCAGTTAGTAGTTACACTCACGATTTATTAAGTGGTTTAAATCATCCCGTTGAGTCTAAAGATAAAAACGACTATATTTATTTAACCAATCTTGAAGACAAAAAGCGTCATTTATTGGTCTGGCAAAAAGAAAAAGATCAGGCAGAAGAACAATTAGAATGGGAATTAACCACAGTACAGCTTTTCGATTTATTAGATGCTTTAGATCAACTGTATCAAGACCCTTTAACTTTACCCCAGTTAAAAAATGAAATAAAGCCCTTATCTCGTCGTCATCGTCAGGCGGAGGTTTCCTTTGTGGAACAATCTACCCCCGCTACCCTTGGCTTTGTTGGTTTTACCTTAGCCGCGATCGCACTTTTCTTCATTCCTAATCCTAATAATATAAAAGACCCCAATCAAGAACCTCAACCTGCTAGAGAAACAAATCAACAAGTAATTCCCGTGGAAACCCCTTCTAAACCTAGCGAAAATGAATAA
- the glgA gene encoding glycogen synthase GlgA, with amino-acid sequence MYIVQIASECAPVIKAGGLGDVVYGLSRDIERRNHTLEIILPMYDCMKYDKIWNLHIAYEHLNVPWYGGTIHTSVYCGWVDGLQCFFIQPHSNDNFFNRGCYYGNNDDYMRFTFFSKAALEFLLATGKRPDIIHCHDWQTGLVPVMLFEQYSWLGMGDIRICFTIHNFKHQGVAGKDILWATRLNNEPHFFSYDRLRDNFNPFGLNLMKGGIVYSNHVNTVSPHHAWEARYTDVSYGLGHTLDVHQSKFNGILNGIDYKTWNPEEDTHIPHHFNVDDLSGKLKNKKALRDRLLLRDEKKPIVAFIGRLDQQKGVELVHHSIYYCLRNNAQFVLLGSPTGREINEHFWREKHNLNDSPDCHLELGFDEDLAHLIYAGADMIVVPSSFEPCGLTQMIGLRYGTVPVVRGVGGLVDTVFDKDYDQFHEEEERNGYVFYQNDPPALESALERAIGLWHHYPLDFQKLQKQGMQYDYSWKRSGQEYIDLYDKIRHKEEIVEDED; translated from the coding sequence ATGTATATTGTTCAAATTGCTTCAGAATGCGCACCTGTAATTAAAGCAGGAGGGCTTGGTGATGTCGTTTATGGCTTGAGTCGAGATATTGAAAGGCGTAATCATACATTAGAGATTATTTTACCTATGTATGACTGCATGAAATATGATAAGATTTGGAATTTACACATTGCCTATGAACATTTGAATGTACCTTGGTATGGTGGTACTATCCATACTTCTGTTTATTGTGGCTGGGTTGATGGGTTGCAGTGTTTCTTTATTCAACCTCACTCTAATGACAATTTTTTCAATCGAGGTTGTTATTATGGCAATAATGATGATTATATGCGCTTTACCTTCTTCTCAAAAGCGGCTTTAGAGTTTTTGTTAGCCACTGGTAAACGTCCAGACATCATTCACTGTCACGATTGGCAAACGGGTTTAGTACCTGTAATGCTATTTGAACAATATAGCTGGTTAGGAATGGGCGATATAAGGATTTGCTTCACTATTCATAATTTCAAACATCAAGGGGTTGCAGGAAAGGATATTTTATGGGCAACTCGCCTTAATAATGAACCTCATTTCTTTAGTTACGATCGCCTCCGTGATAATTTTAACCCTTTTGGACTCAATTTGATGAAAGGGGGAATAGTTTATTCTAATCACGTCAATACGGTTTCTCCTCACCATGCTTGGGAAGCTAGATATACTGATGTAAGTTATGGTTTAGGTCATACATTAGATGTTCATCAGAGTAAATTTAATGGCATCCTTAACGGCATTGACTATAAAACATGGAATCCAGAAGAAGACACCCATATCCCCCATCATTTCAATGTTGATGACCTCAGTGGCAAGTTAAAAAATAAAAAAGCACTGCGCGATCGCCTCTTACTCAGAGATGAGAAAAAGCCTATAGTTGCCTTTATCGGGAGATTAGACCAACAAAAAGGAGTAGAATTAGTTCATCATTCCATTTACTACTGCTTACGTAATAATGCTCAGTTTGTTCTTCTTGGTTCACCTACTGGGCGAGAAATCAACGAACATTTTTGGCGAGAAAAACATAATCTTAATGATAGCCCTGACTGTCACCTAGAATTAGGTTTTGATGAAGATTTAGCCCATTTAATCTATGCTGGTGCTGATATGATTGTTGTTCCTAGTAGTTTTGAGCCTTGTGGCTTAACTCAAATGATTGGGCTAAGATATGGTACTGTGCCTGTGGTGCGTGGAGTGGGTGGTTTAGTAGATACTGTTTTTGATAAAGACTATGATCAATTTCATGAAGAAGAAGAAAGAAACGGTTATGTATTTTATCAAAATGATCCTCCTGCCTTAGAATCTGCCCTAGAAAGAGCGATCGGTTTGTGGCATCATTATCCCTTAGATTTCCAAAAACTGCAAAAGCAAGGGATGCAGTATGATTACTCTTGGAAACGCTCTGGCCAAGAATATATCGACCTCTATGACAAAATTCGCCATAAAGAAGAAATTGTGGAGGATGAAGATTAG
- the dapB gene encoding 4-hydroxy-tetrahydrodipicolinate reductase: protein MNQENLIPVVVNGAAGKMGKEVIKAVKDAPDMMLVGAIDRNPAVIGEDVGEVAGCGALEVPIVDDLESVLVLATQHKIQGVMVDFTHPDCIYDNIRSAIAYGIRPVVGTTGLSPKQIKDLAEFAEKASTGVLVIPNFSIGIVLMQQAAIQAAQYFDHVEIIELHHNQKADAPSGTAIKTAEMLSDLGKTYNPQLVEETENLKGARGSICGDNIRIHSVRLPGLIAHQEIIFGAQGQIYTLRHDTSDRSCYMPGVLLSIRKITELKTLVYGLEKIL, encoded by the coding sequence ATGAATCAAGAAAATTTAATTCCTGTAGTCGTAAATGGTGCGGCAGGAAAAATGGGAAAAGAAGTTATCAAAGCCGTGAAGGATGCTCCTGATATGATGTTAGTAGGTGCAATCGATCGCAATCCTGCTGTTATTGGGGAAGATGTGGGAGAGGTAGCTGGTTGTGGTGCATTAGAAGTTCCTATCGTTGATGACTTGGAAAGTGTTTTAGTTTTAGCTACTCAACACAAAATTCAAGGAGTAATGGTGGATTTTACTCACCCCGATTGTATTTATGACAACATTAGAAGTGCGATCGCATATGGCATACGTCCTGTAGTGGGTACTACGGGCTTATCTCCTAAGCAAATTAAAGACTTAGCAGAATTTGCCGAAAAAGCATCCACAGGAGTTTTAGTCATTCCTAATTTTTCCATTGGTATCGTGTTGATGCAACAAGCCGCCATCCAAGCCGCCCAATATTTTGACCATGTAGAAATTATAGAACTGCATCATAACCAAAAAGCAGATGCTCCCAGTGGCACAGCCATAAAAACCGCAGAAATGTTATCTGATTTAGGTAAAACCTATAATCCTCAGTTAGTGGAAGAAACAGAAAACCTAAAAGGGGCTAGAGGTAGTATTTGCGGTGATAATATTCGCATCCATAGTGTGCGCCTACCCGGTTTAATTGCCCATCAAGAAATTATCTTTGGTGCTCAAGGACAAATTTATACTTTACGCCATGATACAAGCGATCGCTCCTGTTATATGCCGGGGGTTTTACTATCCATTCGCAAAATCACTGAGTTAAAAACCCTTGTTTATGGTTTAGAAAAAATCCTCTAA
- a CDS encoding aspartate carbamoyltransferase catalytic subunit: MTATPWTRKHIISLEDFTIDEYDAVLTTASSFKSVLKSRTKKVPALQGQVVANMFFEPSTRTRSSFELAAKRLSADILNFAPGTSSLTKGETILDTAKTYWAMGANIMVIRHSNSGVPLNVAMEMDRLNSGVSIFNGGDGLHQHPSQALLDLFTICSLLDEKNPQLSLLKGKKVAIVGDILHSRVARSNINSLLAGGCEVHLAAPPTLLPTLFLETINNSQKERLFVHWQLKPALENADFVMTLRLQKERMTDYLLPSLREYHQLFGITHERLQWCNPEVKVLHPGPVNRGVELSSELMDDVKYSLIGEQVTNGVAVRMALLYLIGN; the protein is encoded by the coding sequence ATGACTGCTACACCTTGGACTAGAAAACACATTATTTCTCTGGAAGATTTTACGATAGATGAATATGATGCAGTTTTAACTACAGCATCTAGTTTCAAATCTGTTCTCAAAAGTCGTACCAAAAAAGTACCCGCATTACAGGGGCAGGTAGTAGCAAATATGTTTTTTGAGCCTTCTACTCGTACTCGTAGCAGTTTCGAGTTAGCCGCAAAAAGGCTTTCGGCGGATATTCTCAATTTTGCCCCCGGCACTTCTTCTCTAACTAAAGGGGAAACAATTTTAGATACTGCAAAAACTTATTGGGCGATGGGTGCTAATATTATGGTTATTCGTCACAGTAACTCTGGTGTCCCCTTGAATGTTGCAATGGAAATGGATCGCTTAAATTCTGGAGTAAGCATTTTTAATGGGGGAGATGGGTTACACCAACATCCTTCTCAGGCGTTATTAGATTTATTTACTATTTGTTCGTTATTAGATGAAAAAAATCCTCAGTTATCTTTATTAAAAGGTAAAAAAGTGGCAATAGTGGGAGATATACTTCATTCTCGGGTAGCTCGTTCTAATATTAATAGTTTATTAGCAGGAGGATGTGAAGTTCATTTGGCCGCCCCTCCAACTTTATTACCTACTTTGTTTTTAGAGACAATAAATAATAGTCAAAAAGAGCGATTATTTGTTCATTGGCAATTAAAACCGGCTTTAGAAAATGCTGATTTTGTTATGACTTTAAGATTACAAAAAGAGCGGATGACGGACTATTTATTGCCAAGTTTAAGGGAATATCATCAATTATTTGGCATTACCCATGAACGTTTACAATGGTGTAATCCAGAGGTGAAAGTGTTACACCCAGGACCTGTTAACAGAGGTGTGGAATTAAGTTCAGAATTAATGGATGATGTTAAGTATAGTTTAATTGGGGAACAGGTGACAAATGGGGTAGCGGTGAGAATGGCTTTGTTATATTTGATTGGCAATTAG